The following is a genomic window from Hymenobacter sp. APR13.
GCCGCAACGGCTACAACGACCGGGACAACCGTAACCAGCAGGATAATCGGGGTGGCTATGGACAGCAGGGCCCGCCCGCCCAGCCGGCTCCCAGCAACGGCCGGGGCAGCCGCGGCCGGGTATTCTAGCTTTCCAACCTGCCGCTCATTGTCTCCGTTAAGGGCATACCCTCAACTGTTCGCCTTTCCTCACCACTTCCTTCCTACCTATGAACTTCCTTCCTAAACTTGCGCTATCGGGCCTGCTGGCGCTTTCGCTACAAGGTGTTGCGCATAGCACGCAGGCCCAGGTGAATATCAACATCAACCCGCCGTCCTGGGGCCCGGCCGCGCCGGCCGGCACGCAGTATTACTACGTGCCTGAGTACGGCGGCTACTACGACCTGCGCGACCAGCAATACGTGGTGCAACGCGAAGGCCGCTGGACCCGCGTCCGCAGCCTCAATGGGTACAACCCTAGCAGCTTCCACCCGGTAGTCATCAACTACGTAGGAAGTCAGCCCTGGACGCTCATTGGCCGCCATCGCCAGCAGTATCCGGCCAGCCTACCGCCTGGCCAGGTGAAACGCCTTGAAAACGGTAAAGGCCTGCCTCCGGGCCAGGCCAAGAAGCTCGGCTACGGCCACCCCGGCAACGGGAATGGCAAAGGCCACGGCAAGGGCAAGCACTAGCGGCCCTGTTTCCGCAACTAACGGCAAAAACGCCGGCCTCATAAGGGCCGGCGTTTTTTTGGATTATGGCATCCGGTAAAACTGTATTTTCGGCCGCTCTTTTCCCTGTTCACGCCGCCCTGTATGGTTTTTAGCAGTACGCTCTTCCTGTTTTACTTTCTGCCGGGCTTCCTGCTGCTCTATTTCCTGGCCCCGCACCGGCTCAAGAATGCCGTGGCCCTGCTCGCCAGCCTCGGCTTCTACGCCTGGGGCGGGCTGCCCTTCCTGGCCCTGTTCCTGGCTTCGGTGGTCGTCAATTTCGTGCTCATCCGCTTCATGGACCGCGCTACCGTGCCCTGGCACAAGCGCCTCTACCTCACGCTCAGCATCGTGCTCAACGTGGCCATGCTGTTCTATTTCAAGTACGCCAACTTCTTCCTCGAAAACGCCAGCGCCGTCAACACGGCCCTCGGCGGGGCGGCCCTCACCTGGCAGAAGGTCGTGCTGCCCATCGGCATCTCCTTCTTCACCTTCGAGAAGCTCACCTACACCATCGACGTCTACCGCGGCGTCAACCGCCCGCTGCGCTCGTTCTGGGATTTCCTGCTCTACATCATGCTCTTTCCCAAGATGATTGCCGGCCCCATCGTGCGCTTCCACGAAATTGCCGGCCAGCTCACCGACCGCCGCGCCTTCGACACGGTCGACCACAAGCTGGCCGGTTTGTTCCGCTTCGGCATCGGCCTGGCCAAGAAAGTGCTCATTGCCAACGTGCTCGGCGCTGAGGCTGACCGCCTCTTCGCCCTGCCCCCGGCCGAGCTTTCGGCCCCGCTGGCCTGGCTCGGGGCCGTGGCCTACACGTTCCAGATCTACTTCGACTTCTCCGGCTACTCCGACATGGCCATCGGCCTGGGCCGGATCATGGGCTTCCAGTTTCCCGAGAACTTCAACAATTCGTACGTGTCGCGCTCCATCACCGAGTTCTGGCAGCGCTGGCACATCACGCTGGGCCGCTGGATGCGCGACTACCTCTACATTCCGCTCGGCGGCAACCGGGTGAGCCCGAGCCGGCTGTATGTGAACCTGTGGACCGTATTCATCCTCTCGGGCTTCTGGCACGGGGCGGCGTGGAACTTCATCGTGTGGGGCGCCTTCCACGGGCTGTTTCTGGTGCTGGACCGGCTGTTTCTGCTGCGCGTGTACCAGCGCATCGGCGCCTTGAGCATCGTGCCGACTTTCCTGGTGACGGTGGTGGGCTGGGTGATGTTCCGGGCCGAGAGTTTGGGGGCGGCGCTGGCCTACCTGCAGCGCATGTTCGGGGGCGGGCTCTCGCCGCTGCCCTACTTCACCACCGAGTTCTGGGCCGTGCTGGCGCTGGCGGCGGGCTGCTCGTTTGTGGCGGCACTGCCGCGGGTGGAGCGCTGGCAGGTGGGCCTGCTGGCGGGCGAGCGGCTGGCGCTGCCGCGGGCCGTGGGCCTGAGCGTGGCCACGGCCGTGCTGCTGGTGCTGAGCGCGGGGGCCCTGCTGGGCAGCTCGTTCAATCCGTTCATTTATTTCCGCTTCTAGGCTGTGGCTGCTTCTTTCTCTGCTTCTTCTGCTACTCAAGCCACTGCACCGCCGTCCGCGCCCCGGTCGGGGCCCAAGCGCCTGCTGTTCGGCCTGTTGCTGCTCCTGCTGCTCGCCCCGGCCCTGCAGGCTAAATTTCACTGGGTGAAGGTGGCCCCGCTTGATGGCTTCTTTGATGAGAACAAGCATCCCGATTTTGCGTGGGAGGACTTGCGAAACGGCACCTACCAGCCGCGGCTGGAAGCGTACCTAGAGGAAAACCTGGGCTTTCGGAGCTGGTTTCTGCGCCTGCATAATCAGCTGGTATACTCGCTGTTCAACCAGACCACCATTTCCACAGTAGTGGCCGGCAAAGACGACGTGCTGTTTCAGCCGCTCAGCATCGATGTATACCAGGGGCTGGGGTACGCGCCGGCAGAGATGGACAACCGGGTGCGCTGGCTCCGGACGGTGCAGGACTCGCTGCGGGCGCACGGCACGCAGTTTCTGCTGGTGATGGCGCCCGGCAAGGCCCGCATTCTGCCCCATCTGCTACCTGAGCACTATGCCAAGCGGCCGGTGAAGCCTAGCAACTACGATGCGGTGCTGCAGGCCACCCGCAAGTACGGCGTAAATGTGCTCGATGCCGCCGCCCTAATGCTGCGCTGGCAGGATACCACCAAGTACCCGTTGTTTCCACGCGGCGGCACCCACTGGAGCGGCTACGCCACGGCCCTGATGGCCGATACCATGTTCCGGCAGGTAGAGCGCCTGACGCAACTGGACTTGCCGGATTTCGCCTCCCGCGGCCGCACCATCGTCACCAGCCCCGACTCTATCCGGTTCACCGACGATGATATTCAGAAGATCCTGAACCGCATGTGGGAAGTGGCGCCGTACCCGATGGCGTATCCGAACGTACAGTTTGCCGCCGACTCGGCCACCAAAAAGAAAGCCAACGCCCTGATCATCGGCGACAGTTTCGCACAGAGCTTCTACAACTTCTACCCCTACTACCAGCGCCTGTTTACGCCGGAGGCCCGCTACTGGGCCGGCAACGAGTATGTGTTCTGGCCGGAAAAAGCCCCCGGCTCCCACACCGTGAAGGATCTGGACCTGAAACAGGAACTGCAGGGGCGCGACATCGTCATCATTATCTGCACCGAGCAGAACCTGGGACAGCTGGGCTTCGGCTTTATCAACAGCGCCTACCGCATGTATCGGCCACGCACGGCGGCCGATGAAGCCGCCATCAATCAGCTGGCTCAGGAATTGGAGAAGAAGGCATCGTGGGAAGAAATTTCCAACGACCCTAACTTCGCCCGCACCGTCCATTATAAGGCTGAGGCCATCTACGACGAGACGCACTAGGCGGTAGCCACCCGGCTGAAGACCCGCCATGGCCTGCGCCGCGAGTTGCTGTTGCAGCCCAGCCATGGAAACGCCGCTTTGGCGTTTCCATGGCTGGGCTGCCTGTTTTATGCAACTATTCCTTCTGTGCCGCCGCCAGCAACTTGGGCCAGTTCTGCTTGCGGCGTGCGGTGGTGGGCGTGGGCATCTGGCCCGCGGCCATCAAGGCTTCGATGCAGATCATGTCGTCGTCGCGGTTCATGGCGGCGGCGGCTACTATGCGGTTCTGGTGGGCGTAGAGGGCCAGGAAGTTGTGGCGGCGCACGTCGCCGTGGAAGATGATTTCGTCCCATGCTTCGGCGTGGCCCACGTAGCGCAGGCTCTTGCCGAACTGCTGGGTCCAGAAGAACGGCACCGCGGCGAAGGGTTTGGCTTGGCCCAGCATGTTGCGGGCAGCGGCGGCGCCCTGCTGCTGCGCCACGCGCCAGTGCTCTACGCGGTGCTGCCCCAAGCCAGCGGCCAGCGGGAAGCGCGCAATGTCGCCGGCGGCGTACACGTGCTCGGCGGCTAGTAGCTGGGCATCCACGCGCAGGCCACCGTCTTTTTCCAGCTCGAAGGTGTGGGCCAGAAACTCGGTGGCAGGCCGCACGCCCACGCCCAGCACCACCACATCGGCGGGCAGAAGCTGGCCTGCTTTAAGCTGCACGCCCACCACGCGGCCCTGCTCGCCTACCAGCTCAGCCACCGCGGCTTCGGGCTTGAAGCGCACCCCGTGCCGCCGATGCAGATTGCGGAACATGGCTCCGATTTTCGGGCCCAGCACCCGCTCAAAAGGCTCCTTTTCCTGCGCTACCACCGTCACATGCCGGCCTTCGGCGGCCAGGCTGGCGGCGGCTTCCATCCCGATAAACCCAGCACCGATGATAACGATGCGCGCGTCCGGACCGGCGGCTTTCCGGATGGCGTCGGCATCGGTGGGGGTGCGCAGGGGCAGCACGTTGGCGAGGTCGTGGCCGGGCAGGGCAGGCAGCAGGCTGGGGGTGCCGCCGGGAGCCAGCAGCAGCTTGTCGTAGTGCAGGGGGCCACGGCCGCTCAGCTTCAACTCGCGGGTGCGCAGGTGCAGGCCGGTGGCCCGGGTGTCGGTCAGCACTTCGATATCGTGCTGCTCGTAGAAATCGGGCTGGCGCAACGGCAGGGCCTTTTTATCGGCTTTGCCAGCCAGGTAGGGTTTGCTGAGCTTGGTGCGGTCGTAGGGCAGGGCGGCCTCGGCCGTCACCAGCATAATGCGCCCGCCGAAGCCTTCCTGCCGGAGCGTCTGGGCCGCAAACTGGCCGGCTGCGCCGCCGCCCACTACCACAAACGTGCGGTCGTCGGGCGCGGCGGCGCTGGGGGCCTGGGGCTGGCCGCCCACCAGGGCCGTAGGCGTGGCATCGGGGCTGGCGGCGGAGGCGGGCGGATTGCGGGGCACCTGCACCCACACCCGGCCTTCGTGCACGCGCACCGGGAAGGCGGGCAGGGCATCCAGCGCCGGCGGCTCGCAGAGGGCGCCATCCGCCACGCGGAAGCAGGCGTGGTGCCAGGGACATACCAGCTGCTCGCCCACCAGGCGGCCCTTTTCCAGCGGCGCGCCGTAGTGCGGGCAATGCGCGGCCAGCGCGTGGTAGCGGCCGGCGCGGCGAATCAGCAGCACGTCGGTGCCGTGGGCGGAGTAGGTGCGCATTTCGCCGTCCTGCAGGGCGTCGGCGGGGGCGAGGTTGGTCTCGGTGGGCATAGCGGTGGCAGAACTGGGGACGTGGGTTGCTTAGCCAACGCGGAACAGCGCAACCGGGTTGAGTGGCCGTTGCGTATGCAGACTTCCCACCATCCTCACCACTGCCATGCCCGCCGCCTACAAACCCATCAGCTGCAGCTTCTACGACGAGCTGGAAGCCCGCGCCACCACCGGCCAGCCCTGCACCCTCACTTACCGCACCGAGCCCGACACGCCCCCCAGCACCTACCACGGCACCATCCAGGACCTCTACATCCAGGACAAAGTGGAATACCTGCGCCTCGCCGACGGCTTCGAACTGCGCCTAGACAACCTGCTGGCCGTGGACGATAAGGAGCTGCGGAATTACTGTTAGATTACCAAATGCTTAAAAAACTCTTCTGCATTGCCATTGCCCTAACACCCTGCGTTGGCTATGCATGTTCTTGTAAAAAAAGCAGTGTTAGTCACGCCTTTAAGGACGCTGATTTAATTTTCAACGGAAAGTTAATTGATAAAAAAACGTACACATATCCGGATACAATAGCCCAACGCGAGGGAGTATATATTACAAAACCTCGTCAGCTTGTAAGGTCATTATTTAGAATAACTAATCTTTACAAAGGAGCTTTAAAACAAGATACTATCACCATTACAACATCAGGTTTAGAGTACGACTGTGGATATAGTTTTCACGCAAGCTCCTCCTACCTGATATATGCCCACAGTACAGAATACCTGCCCAATAACACAAAAGTGCGTCCCTACCTTTCTGCCAGCGTGTGCTCCAGAACAAAACCTGACAGCTTTTTTTCTTTTTATGAGAAGCTGCTACTGAGAATATTTTAAATACACAACGGCCGCCCCACTTGCGTGAGGCGGCCGTTGCCGTCATAATCGTCCACAAAATCCGTGTAATCCGAAAAATCCGGCTGAATCCGTGATTCTTAAAACTCCGCCGATTTCGGGAAGCGGGGGAAGGGTATGACGTCGCGGATGTTGGCCATGCCGGTTACGAACAGGATGAGGCGCTCGAAGCCCAGGCCGAAGCCGGCGTGCGGGGCGCTGCCGTAGCGGCGCGTATCGAGGTACCACCAGAGGTCTTCCTCGGGCACGTGCATTTCCTGCATGCGCGTACGCAGCTTCTGCAGGTCTTCCTCGCGCTGCGAGCCGCCGATGATTTCGCCGATGCCGGGAAACAGCACGTCCATGGCGCGCACGGTGCGGCCGTCGTCGTCGAGCTTCATGTAGAAAGCCTTGATATCCTTGGGGTAGTTGGTCAGGATAACCGGCTTCTTGAAGTGCTTTTCCACGAGGTAGCGCTCATGCTCGCTCTGCAGGTCGGTGCCCCAGTCCACCGGAAACTCGAACTTCTGCTTGGCCGATTTCAGGATTTCCACGGCCTCGGTGTAGGTGAGGCGCTTGAAGTCGTTGTCGACCACAAACTGCAGGCGGGCCAGCAGCTCCTTGTCGTACTGGTCGTTGAGGAACTGCAGGTCGTCGGGGCAATGGGCCAGGGCGTAGCGCACGAGGCTCTTGAGGAAGTCCTCGGCCAGGTCCATGTTGTCGTGCAGGTCGTTGAAGGCCACTTCGGGCTCAATCATCCAGAACTCGGCCAGGTGGCGGGCCGTGTTGGAGTTTTCGGCCCGGAACGTGGGGCCGAACGTGTAGATTTTGCCCAGCGCCATGGCCGCCAGCTCGCCTTCCAGCTGCCCCGACACGGTGAGGTTGGTGGCTTTGCCGAAAAAGTCCTGCTTGTAGTCTACGTGGCCGGCATCATCCAGCGGCGGGTTCTGCTCGGGCAGCGTGGTTACGCGGAACATCTGGCCGGCGCCTTCGGCATCGGAACCGGTGATGATGGGCGTGTGGACGTAGAAGTAGCCGTGGTCGTTGAAGTACTGGTGCACCGCAAACGCCATGGCGTGCCGGATGCGCAGCACCGCCCCAAACGTGTTGGTGCGGGGACGCAGGTGGGCAATTTCGCGCAGGAATTCCAGGGTGTGGCCCTTCTTCTGCAGCGGATATTCGGCGGTATCGGCCGAGCCGTAGACCGTAATTTCGGTGGCCTGGATTTCCACCGTCTGTCCTTTGCCCTGCGAGGCTACCAGCTGGCCGCGCACGGCAATGGCGGCGCCGTTTTCCACGCCGTCGGCCTTCAGCTTTTCCTCCGGAAACTGCTCGGCGTTGGCCACCACCTGGATGGAATTGAAGCCGGAGCCGTCATTCACGGCAATGAACTGCACGTATTTGTTGCCGCGGCGGGTGCGGACCCAGCCTTTCACCAGCACTTCGCGGTCCAGGTCGGTGCTGCGGAGCAGGTCCTGCACGCTGGTCTTTCGGAGGTCGGACATGAGGTAGTCGGTTCTCGGAGGTTTGGAAATAGATAAGAAAGCAAAGGTAGCGGATTTGGCAGCCCGTTTATATCCTTCTGGCTGTCGTCCTGCGCGAAACGCGGGTGCCGGCCACGGCCAGGGCGCCCCGAAACGGTTTCGCGCAGGCCTGCTACCAGCTGGCGCTGCGCCCGGAATGCCGGCCGCAAGCCAACATTTTCCCCGGAACGCAAGTACAGAAAGGCCTATCTTTGGCTACCATACCCCGTTTTCTATCTGAACAGGGTGCACGCGCTTTTCAGAGTATGCAACGACTGGACATGAAGCAGCTTCTCTCGCAGAAGCTGAGCCCGCAACAGATACAATTCATTAAGCTGCTGCAAATCCCGACGGTGGAGCTGGAAGCCCGCATCAAGGAGGAGCTGGAAGCCAACCCCGCTTTGGAAGAAGGCGACGAGGCCGACGACGACTTCGAGGACCAGGAAACCGGCGACGATAGCAGCGACGACACCGACGACTTCGACGACCCGGACGCCGAGTTCGACAACCCCGACAACACGCTGGAGGAGGACTTCGACCAAGGCAGCGAGGAGCAGCCCGAAATCGAGCTGCCCGCCAAAGACGAGCCCGTGGAGCAAAAGGAGTCGGACAGCGCCGACGACCTCGACCTGAGCGACTACCTCAACGACGACGAAATAGCGGGCTACAAAATGCAGGGCGACGGCCCCGGCGACGACGACGACGACCGGGAAATGCCCCTGGCCGACACCAGCGGCTCGCTCATCGACAGCCTGCTCGACCAGCTGGGCTTCGCCAGCCTCGACGAGAAACAGGAAGCCATTGGTCGCCAGCTCATTGGCTCCATCGACGGCGACGGCTACATCCGTCGCGACCTGTCGGCCATTGCCAACGACCTGGCCTTTGCCCAGAATATTGAGGCTACCGAGGCTGAGGTGGAAAGCGTGCTGCACGTGGTGCAGAGCTTCGACCCGGCCGGCATCGGGGCCCGCGACCTGCAGGAGTGCCTGCTGCTGCAGCTGGAGCGCCGCCCGCAGGACGAGGCCACCGAGCACGCCGAGCAGATCCTCAACGAAACCTTCGACGAATTCACCAAGAAGCACTACCCCCGCATTCAGCAGCGCCTCGACCTCGAAGACGACGAGCTGAAGGAAGCCATTGCCTTGATTCTCAAGCTAAACCCCAAGCCCGGCGGCACCGGCCCGGTGGGCATGGGCAAGGTACAGTACATCATCCCCGACTTCATCCTGACCAACGACAACGGCAGCTTCAACCTCACACTCAACTCGCGCAACGCCCCCGACCTGCGCGTAAGCCCGGCCTACACGGAGATGTTCCGGGCCTACGACAAGGGTGCCAAGAAGGACAAGAAGCTCAAGGAAGCCGTGACGTTCGTGAAGCAGAAGCTGGACTCGGCCAAGTGGTTTATTGATGCCATCCGGCAGCGCCAGAACACGCTGCTGCGCACCATGGACGCCATTGTACGCTACCAGCGCGAGTTCTTCGCCGAGGGCGACGAGAGCAAGCTGCGCCCGATGATTCTCAAGGACATAGCCCAGGAAATCAGCATGGACATCAGCACCGTAAGCCGGGTGGCCAACTCGAAATCGGTGCAGACGGAGTTCGGCATCTACCCGCTCAAGTACTTCTTCTCCGAAGGCATTGCCACCGACTCGGGCGAGGACGCCAGCTCGCGCGAGGTGAAGCA
Proteins encoded in this region:
- a CDS encoding MBOAT family O-acyltransferase, with the translated sequence MVFSSTLFLFYFLPGFLLLYFLAPHRLKNAVALLASLGFYAWGGLPFLALFLASVVVNFVLIRFMDRATVPWHKRLYLTLSIVLNVAMLFYFKYANFFLENASAVNTALGGAALTWQKVVLPIGISFFTFEKLTYTIDVYRGVNRPLRSFWDFLLYIMLFPKMIAGPIVRFHEIAGQLTDRRAFDTVDHKLAGLFRFGIGLAKKVLIANVLGAEADRLFALPPAELSAPLAWLGAVAYTFQIYFDFSGYSDMAIGLGRIMGFQFPENFNNSYVSRSITEFWQRWHITLGRWMRDYLYIPLGGNRVSPSRLYVNLWTVFILSGFWHGAAWNFIVWGAFHGLFLVLDRLFLLRVYQRIGALSIVPTFLVTVVGWVMFRAESLGAALAYLQRMFGGGLSPLPYFTTEFWAVLALAAGCSFVAALPRVERWQVGLLAGERLALPRAVGLSVATAVLLVLSAGALLGSSFNPFIYFRF
- a CDS encoding alginate O-acetyltransferase AlgX-related protein, translated to MAASFSASSATQATAPPSAPRSGPKRLLFGLLLLLLLAPALQAKFHWVKVAPLDGFFDENKHPDFAWEDLRNGTYQPRLEAYLEENLGFRSWFLRLHNQLVYSLFNQTTISTVVAGKDDVLFQPLSIDVYQGLGYAPAEMDNRVRWLRTVQDSLRAHGTQFLLVMAPGKARILPHLLPEHYAKRPVKPSNYDAVLQATRKYGVNVLDAAALMLRWQDTTKYPLFPRGGTHWSGYATALMADTMFRQVERLTQLDLPDFASRGRTIVTSPDSIRFTDDDIQKILNRMWEVAPYPMAYPNVQFAADSATKKKANALIIGDSFAQSFYNFYPYYQRLFTPEARYWAGNEYVFWPEKAPGSHTVKDLDLKQELQGRDIVIIICTEQNLGQLGFGFINSAYRMYRPRTAADEAAINQLAQELEKKASWEEISNDPNFARTVHYKAEAIYDETH
- a CDS encoding FAD-dependent oxidoreductase; its protein translation is MPTETNLAPADALQDGEMRTYSAHGTDVLLIRRAGRYHALAAHCPHYGAPLEKGRLVGEQLVCPWHHACFRVADGALCEPPALDALPAFPVRVHEGRVWVQVPRNPPASAASPDATPTALVGGQPQAPSAAAPDDRTFVVVGGGAAGQFAAQTLRQEGFGGRIMLVTAEAALPYDRTKLSKPYLAGKADKKALPLRQPDFYEQHDIEVLTDTRATGLHLRTRELKLSGRGPLHYDKLLLAPGGTPSLLPALPGHDLANVLPLRTPTDADAIRKAAGPDARIVIIGAGFIGMEAAASLAAEGRHVTVVAQEKEPFERVLGPKIGAMFRNLHRRHGVRFKPEAAVAELVGEQGRVVGVQLKAGQLLPADVVVLGVGVRPATEFLAHTFELEKDGGLRVDAQLLAAEHVYAAGDIARFPLAAGLGQHRVEHWRVAQQQGAAAARNMLGQAKPFAAVPFFWTQQFGKSLRYVGHAEAWDEIIFHGDVRRHNFLALYAHQNRIVAAAAMNRDDDMICIEALMAAGQMPTPTTARRKQNWPKLLAAAQKE
- the asnS gene encoding asparagine--tRNA ligase; this translates as MSDLRKTSVQDLLRSTDLDREVLVKGWVRTRRGNKYVQFIAVNDGSGFNSIQVVANAEQFPEEKLKADGVENGAAIAVRGQLVASQGKGQTVEIQATEITVYGSADTAEYPLQKKGHTLEFLREIAHLRPRTNTFGAVLRIRHAMAFAVHQYFNDHGYFYVHTPIITGSDAEGAGQMFRVTTLPEQNPPLDDAGHVDYKQDFFGKATNLTVSGQLEGELAAMALGKIYTFGPTFRAENSNTARHLAEFWMIEPEVAFNDLHDNMDLAEDFLKSLVRYALAHCPDDLQFLNDQYDKELLARLQFVVDNDFKRLTYTEAVEILKSAKQKFEFPVDWGTDLQSEHERYLVEKHFKKPVILTNYPKDIKAFYMKLDDDGRTVRAMDVLFPGIGEIIGGSQREEDLQKLRTRMQEMHVPEEDLWWYLDTRRYGSAPHAGFGLGFERLILFVTGMANIRDVIPFPRFPKSAEF
- the rpoN gene encoding RNA polymerase factor sigma-54, translated to MQRLDMKQLLSQKLSPQQIQFIKLLQIPTVELEARIKEELEANPALEEGDEADDDFEDQETGDDSSDDTDDFDDPDAEFDNPDNTLEEDFDQGSEEQPEIELPAKDEPVEQKESDSADDLDLSDYLNDDEIAGYKMQGDGPGDDDDDREMPLADTSGSLIDSLLDQLGFASLDEKQEAIGRQLIGSIDGDGYIRRDLSAIANDLAFAQNIEATEAEVESVLHVVQSFDPAGIGARDLQECLLLQLERRPQDEATEHAEQILNETFDEFTKKHYPRIQQRLDLEDDELKEAIALILKLNPKPGGTGPVGMGKVQYIIPDFILTNDNGSFNLTLNSRNAPDLRVSPAYTEMFRAYDKGAKKDKKLKEAVTFVKQKLDSAKWFIDAIRQRQNTLLRTMDAIVRYQREFFAEGDESKLRPMILKDIAQEISMDISTVSRVANSKSVQTEFGIYPLKYFFSEGIATDSGEDASSREVKHILKEIIEGEKKDRPLSDDKLEKMLNARGYNIARRTVAKYREQLNIPVARLRKEL